A region from the Bradyrhizobium erythrophlei genome encodes:
- a CDS encoding cytochrome b — protein MIQPFKRPNIASVIAHWAAALAMILALYFGYGNGPRQEAFVAHAYAGLTVLGLVVVRLFLRTLLPWPEVESGGSRISTVVAESMHWTLYALMLLTPLTGWIVASEVGCTAVPRLPNIDRLGSSFSIGHPVSAMTYHVHVFFVWSLLALISLHVTAALFHHFVLRDTMLARMIPVFGRRAGSVSDHGRRSHDNQNHCRSGTR, from the coding sequence ATGATCCAACCCTTCAAACGGCCCAATATCGCCTCGGTCATCGCTCATTGGGCCGCAGCCTTGGCAATGATCCTAGCGCTGTATTTCGGCTATGGGAATGGTCCGCGCCAGGAGGCATTCGTCGCGCACGCCTACGCCGGCCTCACCGTGCTGGGTCTTGTGGTTGTCAGGCTCTTCCTGCGGACGCTGTTGCCATGGCCCGAGGTGGAGAGCGGCGGCTCTCGCATTTCTACGGTCGTCGCAGAGTCCATGCATTGGACGCTCTACGCCTTGATGTTGCTGACGCCACTGACCGGCTGGATCGTCGCGTCAGAGGTGGGATGCACTGCCGTTCCTAGGCTGCCGAACATCGATCGTCTCGGCTCTAGCTTTTCCATCGGACATCCGGTCAGCGCGATGACATACCACGTTCATGTTTTCTTTGTTTGGTCGCTTCTAGCGCTGATTTCTCTCCACGTGACGGCGGCGCTTTTCCACCATTTTGTGCTTCGGGACACCATGCTGGCCAGAATGATTCCAGTCTTTGGACGGCGCGCCGGATCGGTATCGGATCACGGCAGGCGCTCTCATGACAACCAGAACCATTGTCGGTCCGGAACACGATGA
- a CDS encoding trifunctional serine/threonine-protein kinase/ATP-binding protein/sensor histidine kinase: MDPSSWFSGNGDIGSEVLWEDGERLFCRRWRPCANGDRQSVLVMLPVAEHPTPGSLNRLTHEYEVKDDLDDAWAARPLELVRERGQTILMLKDPGGEPLDRLIGPRMEIKTFLRLAVALAAALGRLHKGGLVHKDIKPTNVLVNSVTGQTWLTGFGIASRLPRERQSADLPEFLAGTLAYMAPEQTGRMNRSIDSRSDLYSLGVTLYQMLTGGLPFTASDPMEWVHCHIARKPTPPSERLENVPTPVSAIIMKLLAKTAEERYQTAAGVESDLRRCLAEWETRCHIGEFPLGEHDTPDRLLIPEKLYGRASETETLLASFDRVVASGRPELVLVSGYSGIGKSSVVNELHKVLVPSRGLFASGKFEQYKRDIPYATLAQAFQSLVRSLLSKSEPELRVWRDAFQEALGPNALLIVGLVPELNLIVGEQPPVPILPPQDAQRRFQVVFRRFISVFARPEHPLALFLDDLQWLDAATLDLLEDLLTQPDVQHLMLIGAYRDNEVDSTHPLMRKLETIRKTGAAVQEIVLTPLVREDLEQLIGDTLRCEPERAAPLAQLVHEKTNGNPFFAIQFISSLADEGLLNFDHGDSRWSWELAQIHAKGYTHNVVDLMVEKLSRLAVETQNALQQLACLGNNAEFALLMMVYQETQEEMHHKLWEAVQAGLIFRSTVSYKFLHDRVQEAAYSLISKPSRTEAHLQIGRLLVTHIPPEQREKAIFDIVNQLNRGATMITSRDEREHVAELNLIAGKRAKASTAYTSALGYLIAGRALLAHDAWERRRELIFTLELDRAECEVLSGQSAAAADRLTMLSSRAANTIELAIITCLQVDLYTILDQSDRAVAVCLNYLRHVGVEWSPHPTYEDVLQEYDRIWSLLGRRAIDALTELPLMSDTASLSTMDVLTKVMSAAYFTDENLSSLVICHMVNLSLEHGNSDGSCFAYVWLAVIAGPRFNNYQDGFRFGRLGYELVEKHGLKRFQARTYMCFGNMVIPWARHVQAGRNLVRRAFDAANEIGDLTFAAYSCNHLVTNLLAAGDQLAEVQYEAEKGLEFARKLGFGLIVDDITAQLRLILSLRGLTAKFGVFNDEQFDEFHFEQHLSSGLVVAEAECWYLIRKLQARFFAGDYASALDASLRAKRLLWTSPSQFETAEFHFYSALSHAACWDPASFDRRQQHFEALANHYRQLQVWEENCPENFENRAALVGAEIARIEGRELDAERLYEQAIRSARANGFVHNEALANELASRFYKARGFDKIADTYLRDARDCYLQWGADGKVRQLDMLYPHLRDKKPLPDSTSTILTPAEHLDLATVIKLSQAISGEIVLEKLIDTLMRTAVEHAGAERGLLILARDDEHRIQAEATTSSDTVAVGPRQGSVTAADLPLSVLHYVVRKKESVLLHDAAGDKQFSADDYIQGHHARSILCVPLLKETRLVGVLYLENNLAPHVFTPDRIVVLKLLASEAAISLENIRLYDDLQDREAKIRRLVDIDIIGIFKWCADGRIIDANNAYLRIIGYDRGDLIAGRLSWRDLTPPEWRGADDLRAAQLEMSGTAQPYEKEYFRKDGSRVPVLVGATLFDGRPNEGVGFVLDLTERKRAEAEARESERRYREVQMELAHANRVATMGLLSASIAHEINQPIAAAVTYADAAMRWLGAHPPNLEEVREALGLIMESGIRAGEVMDRTRALVKKAPPHKDSLEINEVILEVIALTSREIEKNGISAQTQLAESLPAIQGDRVQLQQVILNLLINAIEAISEMSEGPRELQICTAKADPGVLVSVRDSGPGLTPESVERLFESFYTTKPGGLGMGLSICRSIIEAHGGRLWASANEPRGAVFQFTVTA, from the coding sequence ATGGACCCTTCCTCTTGGTTCAGCGGGAATGGCGATATTGGCTCCGAGGTGTTGTGGGAGGACGGCGAACGCCTCTTCTGCAGAAGATGGCGCCCCTGTGCCAATGGCGATCGGCAATCTGTCCTGGTAATGCTTCCGGTCGCGGAGCACCCGACGCCCGGCAGCCTCAATCGTCTCACGCATGAATATGAGGTTAAGGACGATTTGGACGATGCATGGGCGGCGCGACCGTTGGAGCTCGTGCGCGAGCGCGGGCAGACTATACTCATGCTTAAGGACCCGGGGGGCGAGCCGCTTGACCGCCTTATCGGTCCGCGCATGGAGATTAAAACATTCCTGCGCCTCGCGGTCGCCTTAGCGGCCGCGCTTGGCCGATTACATAAAGGTGGTCTCGTTCACAAGGACATCAAGCCGACCAATGTCCTTGTCAATTCCGTGACCGGCCAAACTTGGCTGACCGGGTTTGGTATCGCTTCGCGCCTTCCGCGCGAGCGCCAGTCAGCCGATCTCCCCGAATTCCTCGCCGGAACCCTCGCTTACATGGCGCCAGAACAGACCGGGCGGATGAACCGTTCGATCGATTCTCGGAGCGATCTCTACTCACTTGGAGTCACGCTTTACCAAATGCTGACTGGGGGTCTTCCGTTTACGGCTTCCGATCCCATGGAATGGGTTCACTGCCATATCGCGAGAAAGCCGACACCGCCAAGCGAGCGGTTAGAGAATGTTCCGACTCCCGTCTCCGCAATCATCATGAAGTTGCTCGCCAAGACGGCTGAGGAACGCTACCAGACGGCGGCCGGCGTCGAGAGTGATCTGCGACGCTGCCTTGCCGAATGGGAAACTCGGTGCCACATCGGCGAATTTCCGCTTGGCGAGCACGACACGCCAGACCGGCTACTGATTCCCGAGAAACTGTATGGGCGAGCATCCGAAACCGAGACTCTGCTTGCCTCCTTCGACCGCGTCGTAGCGAGTGGCAGGCCGGAATTGGTGCTCGTCTCTGGTTATTCCGGAATCGGTAAGTCCTCTGTCGTCAATGAGCTGCACAAGGTGCTTGTTCCGTCGCGCGGCCTTTTTGCCTCGGGTAAGTTCGAGCAGTATAAGCGTGACATCCCATATGCCACGTTGGCCCAAGCGTTTCAGAGCCTTGTCCGTTCCCTCCTAAGCAAGAGCGAACCCGAGCTGCGCGTCTGGCGCGACGCTTTTCAAGAGGCACTCGGCCCGAACGCACTGCTCATTGTCGGTCTCGTCCCTGAACTGAACCTCATCGTAGGAGAACAGCCGCCGGTCCCTATTCTTCCGCCACAGGACGCGCAGCGCCGCTTCCAGGTGGTGTTCCGGCGATTCATCAGCGTATTCGCACGACCGGAGCATCCGCTTGCTCTCTTCCTCGACGACTTGCAGTGGCTCGACGCGGCAACGCTCGATTTGCTCGAGGACCTGCTGACTCAGCCGGATGTGCAGCACCTGATGTTAATTGGCGCCTATCGAGACAACGAAGTCGATTCCACCCATCCGCTGATGCGCAAGCTCGAAACGATTCGAAAAACTGGAGCGGCAGTGCAGGAGATCGTCCTCACACCGCTGGTCCGTGAGGACCTGGAACAGCTCATTGGGGATACTCTCCGCTGCGAGCCTGAGCGCGCGGCTCCGTTGGCACAATTGGTCCACGAAAAAACTAACGGCAATCCATTTTTCGCTATTCAGTTTATTTCTTCGCTTGCCGACGAGGGGTTACTCAACTTCGATCATGGCGATTCTCGATGGTCCTGGGAGTTGGCTCAGATTCACGCTAAGGGCTACACCCATAATGTGGTGGACCTTATGGTAGAAAAGTTGAGCCGGCTAGCCGTCGAAACCCAGAACGCCTTGCAGCAACTCGCTTGTTTGGGCAACAACGCGGAATTCGCCCTGCTTATGATGGTTTACCAGGAGACGCAGGAGGAAATGCACCACAAGCTTTGGGAAGCGGTCCAAGCGGGCCTCATCTTTCGCTCGACAGTTTCCTACAAGTTTCTACATGACCGTGTTCAGGAAGCAGCATATTCCCTAATCTCGAAACCGTCGCGCACGGAAGCTCATCTTCAAATAGGGCGGCTGCTAGTGACGCATATCCCTCCAGAGCAGAGAGAGAAAGCGATCTTCGATATTGTCAATCAGCTCAACCGCGGCGCAACAATGATCACTTCGCGAGACGAACGCGAGCATGTGGCCGAGCTCAACCTGATCGCAGGCAAGCGTGCCAAGGCATCCACGGCCTACACCTCAGCGCTTGGATATCTCATTGCCGGCAGAGCATTGTTGGCCCACGATGCCTGGGAGCGCAGGCGCGAGCTCATTTTCACTTTGGAATTGGACCGAGCCGAATGCGAGGTTCTCTCTGGCCAGTCGGCGGCGGCAGCGGATCGCTTGACGATGCTTTCATCACGCGCCGCAAACACGATCGAACTAGCGATCATCACGTGTCTGCAGGTTGATCTGTATACGATACTTGATCAGAGCGATCGCGCAGTTGCAGTCTGCCTTAACTATCTGCGACATGTAGGCGTCGAATGGTCGCCGCACCCAACATACGAGGACGTGCTACAGGAATACGATCGGATCTGGTCGCTGCTCGGAAGGCGCGCGATCGATGCCCTTACCGAGCTCCCTTTAATGAGCGACACCGCCTCTCTCTCGACGATGGATGTTCTGACAAAGGTCATGTCGGCGGCATATTTTACCGACGAAAACCTATCTTCGCTTGTCATTTGCCATATGGTCAATCTCAGCCTCGAGCACGGCAATAGCGACGGGTCATGTTTTGCATATGTATGGCTTGCCGTCATTGCTGGACCGCGATTCAACAACTATCAGGATGGCTTCCGTTTCGGCCGACTCGGCTATGAGTTGGTCGAAAAACATGGATTGAAGCGCTTTCAGGCTCGAACCTATATGTGTTTTGGAAATATGGTCATCCCCTGGGCGAGACATGTCCAGGCCGGCCGTAATCTGGTGCGTCGCGCATTCGATGCCGCAAACGAAATCGGTGACCTTACCTTCGCGGCCTATAGCTGCAACCACCTAGTCACAAATCTTTTGGCGGCCGGAGATCAGCTCGCGGAGGTGCAATATGAAGCCGAGAAGGGACTCGAGTTTGCCCGGAAGCTTGGCTTCGGTCTCATTGTCGACGACATCACGGCCCAGCTCAGACTAATCCTGAGCCTCCGCGGGTTGACCGCGAAATTCGGCGTTTTCAACGATGAGCAATTCGATGAGTTTCATTTTGAACAACATCTTTCAAGTGGTCTGGTTGTGGCGGAGGCTGAGTGCTGGTATTTGATCCGAAAACTACAAGCCCGCTTCTTTGCCGGAGATTATGCTTCGGCCCTCGATGCCTCATTGAGGGCGAAACGGCTGCTTTGGACATCACCATCACAATTCGAAACGGCAGAATTTCACTTCTATAGCGCGCTTTCTCACGCGGCATGCTGGGATCCCGCATCTTTCGACCGGAGACAGCAGCATTTTGAAGCTCTGGCAAATCACTATAGGCAGCTCCAGGTGTGGGAGGAGAATTGTCCGGAGAATTTCGAAAACCGTGCCGCATTGGTGGGTGCGGAGATCGCTCGGATCGAAGGCCGCGAGCTCGATGCCGAGCGGCTCTACGAGCAGGCCATCCGTTCGGCGCGAGCAAACGGCTTTGTCCACAATGAGGCGCTCGCCAACGAACTCGCGTCCCGCTTCTACAAGGCACGTGGCTTCGACAAAATTGCAGACACGTATTTGCGGGACGCCCGCGACTGCTATCTGCAATGGGGGGCCGATGGCAAGGTACGGCAACTCGACATGCTGTATCCGCACCTCAGAGATAAGAAGCCCCTGCCCGATTCGACGAGCACGATCCTGACACCCGCCGAGCATTTGGACCTTGCTACCGTAATAAAACTCTCACAAGCCATATCGGGCGAGATCGTCCTAGAGAAGCTGATCGACACGCTCATGCGTACAGCAGTTGAGCACGCGGGTGCTGAGCGAGGTCTCTTGATCCTTGCGCGAGACGACGAGCATCGAATACAGGCGGAAGCCACGACAAGCAGCGATACGGTGGCAGTCGGTCCGCGGCAAGGGAGCGTAACCGCTGCGGATCTTCCACTGTCGGTGCTCCACTACGTCGTTCGGAAGAAAGAGAGCGTTCTTCTGCACGATGCCGCAGGCGATAAACAGTTTTCCGCCGACGATTACATTCAAGGGCATCACGCACGTTCAATTCTCTGCGTGCCGCTGCTCAAGGAAACCAGACTGGTTGGGGTGCTTTACCTTGAGAACAACTTGGCCCCGCACGTCTTCACGCCCGACCGGATCGTCGTCCTCAAACTTTTAGCATCCGAGGCGGCGATCTCATTGGAGAACATCCGTCTCTATGATGATCTGCAGGACCGCGAGGCGAAGATAAGACGGCTGGTCGACATCGATATCATAGGCATCTTTAAGTGGTGTGCCGACGGTCGGATCATTGATGCCAACAACGCTTATCTGCGCATCATAGGATATGACCGCGGCGATCTTATCGCTGGCCGTTTGAGCTGGAGGGACTTGACGCCTCCCGAATGGCGCGGCGCAGACGACCTTCGGGCAGCACAGCTAGAGATGAGTGGAACTGCGCAACCATATGAGAAAGAATATTTCCGGAAAGATGGGAGTCGCGTGCCGGTGCTGGTCGGTGCAACCCTGTTCGACGGAAGGCCGAATGAGGGTGTCGGTTTCGTACTCGACCTGACCGAGCGTAAGCGGGCGGAAGCAGAAGCCCGTGAGAGCGAGCGGCGATACCGCGAAGTGCAAATGGAGCTCGCGCACGCGAACCGCGTCGCAACGATGGGGCTATTATCGGCTTCGATTGCGCACGAAATCAATCAACCGATCGCGGCGGCAGTCACCTACGCCGATGCCGCTATGCGGTGGCTCGGCGCCCATCCGCCAAATCTAGAGGAGGTCCGGGAGGCGCTCGGACTCATCATGGAGAGCGGCATTCGGGCCGGTGAAGTTATGGACCGGACCCGCGCCCTCGTCAAAAAGGCGCCCCCGCACAAGGATAGCTTGGAGATCAACGAAGTGATCCTGGAGGTTATCGCATTGACCAGCCGGGAAATTGAGAAGAACGGGATTTCAGCTCAAACTCAGCTTGCGGAGAGCCTGCCGGCGATTCAAGGAGATCGTGTTCAACTGCAACAAGTGATTCTCAATTTGCTCATCAACGCCATCGAGGCGATAAGCGAAATGAGCGAGGGACCGCGGGAATTGCAGATCTGCACCGCAAAGGCCGACCCTGGGGTTCTCGTCTCCGTGCGGGATTCAGGTCCGGGGTTGACACCCGAGAGCGTCGAACGGTTGTTCGAGTCCTTTTACACCACCAAACCCGGCGGCTTGGGGATGGGCTTGTCGATCTGCCGCTCGATCATTGAAGCGCACGGCGGACGATTGTGGGCGAGCGCCAATGAACCGCGGGGGGCCGTATTTCAATTCACGGTGACGGCGTAG
- a CDS encoding substrate-binding protein, whose translation MNHCKQINVSGISSLTGRRRFLQNTAWMSGVLATGISSWAIRPSSVNAAAAPIKVGIATDLTGAIAYEGIANANVAKMVVKDINNAGGILGRPIELFIVDTASNESVAVANVRRLIQRDKVDVVLGGITSSMRNAIKDVIVTHGKTLYIYPEQYEGKECTPHIFCTGPTPAQQCDQFIPWLIKNGGNRFALPSANYVWPHVLNEYARKVIENNDGEVIFEEYYPLDQIEYGATVNKIMTNNVEVVFNTIIAPGVGPFFKQLYQAGFSRRGGRLACVFFDENALNINEPNEIEGLASCLDYFHAVTAEDPASARIQAQYDKEFPGKIFFAAGSAATGMYRGLKLWELAVKEAGNLDRESVAAALDHAKISEGPGGPAEMVPGKRHCKMNMYTAVAKNGNFEIVARSEGLVDPREC comes from the coding sequence ATGAACCATTGCAAGCAAATTAACGTCAGCGGCATCTCTTCCTTGACGGGCCGGCGGCGGTTTCTACAGAACACCGCCTGGATGAGCGGGGTGCTCGCGACGGGCATCAGCAGCTGGGCCATTCGACCTAGCTCAGTGAATGCGGCGGCGGCACCGATCAAGGTCGGTATCGCTACCGACCTCACTGGCGCCATTGCCTATGAAGGCATAGCCAATGCCAACGTCGCCAAGATGGTGGTGAAGGACATCAACAATGCCGGCGGCATTCTGGGTCGCCCGATTGAACTCTTTATCGTAGACACGGCCTCCAACGAATCGGTCGCCGTCGCCAATGTTCGGAGACTCATCCAGCGCGACAAGGTTGACGTCGTGCTGGGTGGCATCACCAGTTCGATGCGCAACGCCATCAAGGATGTTATCGTCACGCACGGGAAGACGCTCTATATTTATCCAGAGCAATACGAGGGCAAGGAATGCACGCCCCACATCTTTTGCACTGGACCGACCCCGGCGCAGCAATGCGACCAATTCATCCCCTGGCTAATAAAGAACGGCGGCAACCGCTTTGCGCTCCCGTCCGCAAATTACGTGTGGCCGCACGTCCTCAATGAATATGCCCGCAAGGTCATCGAAAACAACGACGGTGAGGTGATTTTCGAGGAGTATTATCCGCTCGACCAAATAGAATACGGCGCTACCGTCAACAAAATAATGACCAACAACGTCGAAGTGGTGTTCAACACCATTATCGCGCCTGGCGTAGGACCTTTCTTCAAGCAGCTCTACCAAGCCGGCTTCAGCAGGCGCGGTGGCCGTCTTGCCTGCGTCTTTTTCGACGAGAATGCCCTCAACATTAACGAACCCAACGAAATCGAAGGGCTGGCCAGTTGCCTCGACTATTTCCACGCAGTGACAGCCGAAGATCCGGCCAGTGCAAGGATCCAGGCGCAATACGACAAGGAATTCCCCGGCAAAATCTTTTTTGCGGCAGGAAGCGCTGCGACGGGCATGTATCGGGGCCTGAAGCTGTGGGAATTGGCGGTGAAGGAGGCGGGCAATCTCGACCGCGAGAGTGTCGCCGCGGCGCTCGACCATGCAAAAATCAGCGAGGGACCCGGCGGACCTGCCGAAATGGTGCCGGGTAAGCGTCACTGCAAGATGAACATGTATACGGCCGTTGCCAAAAACGGAAATTTCGAGATTGTCGCGCGCAGCGAGGGTCTCGTCGATCCGAGGGAGTGCTGA
- a CDS encoding response regulator transcription factor has translation MAEVPIISIVDDDDLFRGAIEKLVKSLGLTGRAFASAESYLRSSWVKETRCLIADVQMPNMGGLELQERLSQLGFDIPIIFITAYPNDVVRTKAMNAGAVCFLHKPLDLQGSRVADCLQAALSRPKGPSKAT, from the coding sequence TTGGCAGAGGTTCCCATCATATCGATCGTGGATGACGACGATTTGTTTCGCGGGGCTATAGAGAAGCTCGTGAAATCACTCGGGCTCACAGGCCGTGCATTTGCCTCCGCTGAGTCGTATTTGCGATCGTCGTGGGTGAAAGAAACTCGCTGTCTGATTGCGGACGTACAAATGCCGAATATGGGCGGCCTCGAGCTTCAGGAACGTTTATCTCAGTTGGGTTTCGACATACCCATTATTTTCATAACTGCCTACCCGAACGACGTCGTTCGAACGAAAGCAATGAACGCGGGGGCCGTCTGTTTCCTGCATAAACCGCTCGACCTGCAGGGGAGCCGTGTGGCTGACTGTCTGCAAGCGGCACTGAGCAGGCCCAAGGGACCTTCTAAGGCCACGTAG
- a CDS encoding response regulator transcription factor: MKKGEPTASTVPAADEPTVLVIDDDPLARGALSSLFRSVGLSVRTFASATELLEHPLPTVPSCLVLDVRLPRLSGFDLQAELSRLGLKIPIIFITGHGDIPMSVKAMKAGAVDFLTKPFRDQEMLDAVTRALERDLKHRREEQSNLDIQARFQSLTPRERQIMALVTAGLMNKEVAFRIGITEMTVKIHRGHVMRKMGTKSLADLVLIAENLGIRGQEQ, translated from the coding sequence ATGAAAAAAGGCGAGCCTACTGCTTCAACCGTCCCAGCTGCGGACGAGCCAACTGTACTTGTGATCGACGATGATCCGCTCGCCCGCGGCGCACTCAGCAGTTTGTTTCGTTCGGTCGGACTGAGCGTACGAACGTTCGCATCCGCAACGGAACTACTGGAACATCCACTACCTACCGTCCCCAGCTGCTTGGTCTTAGATGTCAGACTACCTCGGCTGAGCGGCTTCGACCTGCAAGCAGAACTAAGTCGATTAGGGCTGAAGATACCCATCATCTTCATTACCGGTCATGGGGATATTCCAATGTCGGTCAAGGCAATGAAGGCCGGCGCAGTCGACTTCCTAACAAAGCCGTTTCGTGACCAGGAGATGCTTGACGCCGTGACCCGGGCTCTTGAACGCGATCTGAAGCATCGTAGAGAAGAGCAGTCCAATTTGGATATCCAAGCCCGGTTTCAGTCGCTGACACCTCGTGAGCGTCAAATTATGGCGCTGGTGACAGCCGGCCTTATGAACAAGGAGGTGGCTTTCAGAATCGGCATAACCGAAATGACCGTTAAGATTCACCGTGGTCATGTGATGCGAAAGATGGGCACGAAATCACTGGCCGACCTGGTGCTCATTGCCGAGAACCTCGGAATTCGGGGGCAAGAACAATAG
- a CDS encoding PAS domain S-box protein: protein MTRLKSKSKKKTRTVIGRSNAARQRERYSKTKIVVDDRHVDSSKLSGIRQGQGESWDQGSLTPERIHSVKKNIVAQRRAQRRRMGEVRTASEALSHEIDQYKQVLDRSRLHLEVLHKLPAVAWTVTRHGSCDFVNQFYVDATGLSADYCTAPLKTWRKTPSDLPPFLSVLHPDHKERVSHIFWDGVRSGGGWTFEAPFLHADGSYHWHFDRAVPVRDAQGKVLRFVGSSSDIQELRSERDSLVDRERRLLAIIDGSPNPIFLKDPDGRFLLVNREFERITGVSRDQIIGKTEDDLSKLREAGALRTNDRDVPRSGEVMLEELATTDIGPRWGAVRKFSIVDGDGRIYATAHITTDVTARKKAEEHLRLAEDQTRLILDSSLDAVITIDARDTITGWSKSAEDIFGWSCEEAVGKRIVDTIIPMQYREAHLRGCEHFLATGEGAILNRRVEIAALHRAGHEFPVELTVTAIRLESWHFTAFVRDLTDKRRVEEALREAREELTRVTRLTAMGQLSASIAHEINQPLTAVAANSDTCLYWLSTKEPDLAKARAAAQRLAKDARRASEIIARIKALMNKTPVEKAPLDIMDAIRDVMKLTQGEFRKHRITTLADLHDSVPRINGDRVQLEQVILNLVLNSIDSMMLVEDRPRTLSIRSRVLDDRMVEISFHDTGVGLDSTVVDRLFNAFFTTKHNGTGMGLAICRSIIEAHDGQISATPGAPFGAVFQFSLPTADGP from the coding sequence ATGACTCGTTTGAAGTCCAAGTCGAAGAAGAAAACGCGGACGGTAATCGGACGCTCAAATGCAGCGCGCCAAAGAGAGCGATATTCCAAGACTAAGATTGTGGTCGATGATCGCCACGTAGATTCCTCTAAACTAAGCGGAATTCGGCAGGGCCAAGGGGAGTCCTGGGACCAAGGCAGCCTGACGCCCGAGCGGATCCACAGCGTAAAGAAAAACATTGTGGCTCAACGACGAGCCCAACGTCGTCGCATGGGCGAGGTTAGAACCGCTTCGGAAGCCCTTTCGCACGAAATAGACCAGTATAAACAAGTCCTGGACCGATCGCGGTTGCACCTCGAGGTCCTGCATAAATTGCCCGCGGTCGCATGGACAGTTACGCGGCATGGCAGCTGCGACTTTGTGAATCAATTCTATGTGGATGCGACCGGCCTGTCGGCGGATTATTGCACGGCGCCGCTCAAAACGTGGAGAAAGACTCCCAGCGATCTTCCGCCTTTTCTTTCCGTTTTGCATCCGGACCATAAGGAACGTGTGTCCCATATATTTTGGGACGGCGTCCGATCAGGCGGAGGCTGGACGTTTGAGGCACCATTTCTTCATGCAGACGGCTCCTATCATTGGCACTTTGACCGTGCGGTCCCGGTGCGAGACGCCCAGGGCAAGGTTCTCCGGTTCGTCGGCTCTAGTTCCGATATCCAGGAGTTGAGGTCGGAGAGGGACTCGCTGGTGGACAGGGAGAGGCGCCTTCTCGCAATCATCGATGGTAGCCCCAACCCGATCTTTCTTAAGGACCCTGATGGTCGCTTTTTGCTGGTCAACAGAGAATTTGAAAGGATCACCGGCGTCTCCCGCGATCAGATTATTGGTAAAACTGAGGATGACCTATCTAAATTGCGCGAAGCGGGCGCGCTTCGAACGAACGATCGAGATGTGCCCCGGTCGGGCGAGGTGATGCTCGAGGAGCTTGCTACAACCGATATAGGTCCACGCTGGGGCGCAGTTCGGAAGTTCTCAATCGTCGATGGGGACGGTCGAATCTATGCGACCGCCCACATCACGACGGATGTCACAGCACGCAAAAAGGCGGAGGAACACCTCCGCCTGGCCGAGGACCAAACGCGGTTGATCTTGGATTCCTCCCTCGACGCTGTCATCACGATTGACGCGCGTGATACAATTACCGGCTGGAGCAAAAGCGCCGAAGACATATTTGGATGGTCCTGCGAGGAAGCGGTCGGCAAGCGCATCGTGGATACGATCATCCCCATGCAGTATCGCGAGGCTCATTTGCGAGGGTGTGAGCATTTTCTCGCTACCGGCGAAGGCGCGATACTAAACAGACGCGTCGAGATAGCGGCGCTCCATAGGGCTGGACATGAATTCCCCGTCGAGCTGACTGTCACTGCTATCCGGCTGGAATCTTGGCACTTCACCGCCTTCGTGCGCGACTTGACGGATAAGCGACGAGTAGAGGAGGCGCTCCGCGAAGCGCGGGAAGAGCTGACCCGGGTGACCCGTCTTACCGCGATGGGGCAACTGTCTGCGTCCATCGCTCACGAGATCAACCAACCTCTGACCGCCGTTGCGGCCAATAGCGATACGTGCCTCTACTGGTTGAGCACGAAGGAGCCGGATCTCGCCAAAGCGAGGGCAGCTGCCCAGCGGTTGGCTAAGGACGCGCGGCGCGCGAGCGAGATAATCGCCCGCATTAAGGCGTTGATGAACAAAACCCCGGTTGAAAAGGCCCCGCTCGATATTATGGACGCGATTCGTGATGTCATGAAGCTAACGCAAGGGGAATTTCGCAAGCATCGCATTACGACGCTTGCGGATCTGCACGACTCGGTTCCGCGGATCAACGGCGACCGTGTCCAATTGGAGCAAGTCATTCTGAATCTCGTATTGAACAGTATCGACTCAATGATGCTTGTGGAGGATCGTCCAAGGACCCTTTCGATAAGATCTCGGGTGCTGGATGACAGAATGGTTGAGATCTCATTCCACGACACTGGCGTTGGACTCGATTCGACCGTGGTCGATCGACTCTTCAATGCGTTCTTCACAACGAAACACAATGGAACGGGTATGGGCTTGGCAATTTGTCGTTCGATAATCGAAGCCCACGACGGACAGATTTCGGCGACCCCGGGCGCTCCATTTGGAGCAGTTTTCCAGTTCAGCTTGCCCACTGCAGATGGACCATGA